From Daucus carota subsp. sativus chromosome 6, DH1 v3.0, whole genome shotgun sequence:
CTGCCTATAGTATTTTCCTTAGAGCAATTTATACAGTAATTATATATCGGTACCGGTGGGATTGtgttattctaatatttgttaTAGTATTCTAACATTTCCCCTCGCTCGAAAGCCCATTTTTGGGTCAAGAACCAATTCTcccaaaacctcaaggtgttaggagggtttaccaggatcatatagTATTCTAACACTGAGTATAACTAAATGCTATCCAACCAATTTTTGTGCATTGTGCCGCCTGAAAAGTTTTTAGTCAATATTATTGGCAAACATTGATGTGAGGACATTACCCAACATATGTAGATTATTGATAAAGCTCGTTGCCAGTTCAACACATTTTCTTCTAATTGGACAGTATCCAGCATTTTCTATAACctttgtttttcattttcttcacaCACTCTTAACTTGATAGGTAACatgcataattttattttactatAAAAGTAGCTTAGCAACTCGATTCTTCTTGAATTTACAATGCAGCTCTGCTATCTACATGCCTTGTTAACTTGTAAAAAGGATTtctctatatttatattaaaaagtgTGTCATGTagtatatttatgaatttattttctCTCAAATAATTACTTCTTCCCTGATTCTTTTTCTCGAATTATTATATTGTTGTGGTGATTCCGTTTCGTCTTTACAGTATTGGTTGTAGCACTGGAAAAAGTGGAACGCGGCTCTGGGTCTCTCATTGGCAGTGGCATAGCCTCCATTCAGAAGAGTACTGCTCCAGAGGTTATTTCTGGACTTTCTAAACATCCACATTTGCTCCAGATATGCTCTATGTTATGACATTCTTTAATGTTTCCAGATGCTGCTGGCTCTCATGGATGAAGCATACACAGGATCTGTAGGCGATGGAGGTGCTGATTCTGAGTCTGAGGATAGCAATACAATGGCTTCTGGAGATCCACTATTTATTGAGATTCTGAAGGATGAGAACGATGGCCTTGCAGTAAGTGCTTTTCTGCTTCCTGGTGATTCCATTTTACTATTTCAGGATAAGATTTTAGAATTGTTTAGTACACATGCTGACATGCCTGACATATTCTATACTGTGATTATTGACCCACTTTGGCCAATTTCCTAAAGGATTCTCAAATTTCAATCTTCTCCTTTAAAATGGCGTGACTTCGTCATATAGAAGTCACAATTATTTTTCTCTCCTGGAAAATCTCAATGCTTCTAGTATTTATTGCCAGAGGCCATTATAAAGATATCAATTTGTCATAGAACTCAAATTTCTGATAGATTGTTTACCTGATATATTGTCTTTGTACTGACTATATCCGTCTACCTAAGAAACTGACTTTGTGAGTTGATTATTGTGTGTGTTCATTTAGAAATTTTAAAGCACTGCCTTCCTATGGGAGAACAAGTTATCTTCCATGTAGGCGAGGCTTAGTCAAGCACAACTTTGGGGTGTCTTCTTCATTGAAACCATTTTTAAGACTATAGATAATGACTGTTTCAGGAACGGCATTGGACTTCTCCTGGAATGATGAATACAACACTCCAGGCTGCAACCAGCAGCCCTCATTCTGATAGACTAAAACAAGCGTTGAAAATTGCACCTCGACTTCTAGATGTTTATTTTGCCATCGCATTGCATGATGTCAATAATTGTACGTATAGCCGTATGTTTATGCATGTTCACAATTTTCGTTCTCATCTTGCTTCTGTTTTCATTGGGAAGGGTCTTTTCTCTTGCAGAATTACATCTCTAAGAAAAACTCATATCAGCCTGTGTTTGCAGCTTTGCTGTGCGCTTTAATACCGTTACTTATGGCGAGAAATTCTGTACTGTTTCCGGACAAAATTTTCTGTTACGAGGTATGTAACCGTTTGCAGATATGAGAGCACAGACATATGTTTTCCTGCAATGATGACTATAATATCGCGAATACATTGACTGCACCTGCAGTGAAGAAAATATTAGCACCTGCAGTgaagaaaatattacaaataccAACAAACTGTGAGAATCATGCCACTTATTATTGGCATTCAGCATGATCATTTCTAACCACCATAATAGGAAGTTTGGAGATAATAAGCATTCTAAATTTGAATTGGAGTATATAGAATTCAACACGTGAATACCACCCTTGAAGGTGTGTTAAATGTTCCCAAAATCTGATGGCTGGTGGATTTCGAGGTAGTTAAAAGATAAACAGTGTAAATGCAATTTTATAAAAGATCTAGTCAAGTATGTACTCTAACATCTCAGTATATTTTTCGTTGTATATTTATTGTACCTTGTGTTACTTGTAGGTTCAAAAGAGGTTCCTAGAATTTATGCTTGCTGCATTTCATCGAAATCCTGATTTCATAGCATTACTGAAGGTATCTTTCATATGTCTAATTGTGCTTTACTTGATATTTTTGGGTGTGATGTTCAGACCTTATTGTCCACCCCTGGTTTTCCTAAAAAGTTTAATGATGACACGGGCATGTAATAAGGATAATATATCTTTTCAATATCTACTTGATATTTGATGCGCTACCTTGCCAATTGTTGTCCTAAGATCCATAGTTATTCATCTTTGTTCCCGCTACAACATTGAAGGTGGGAAAGCAGTTTGATTAATATGAATTCATATTCACCATTTTTCCGGCCTTTGCTATATCAGTCAATTTGTAAAACATAAAGAAAAATAGTAGCTGAGCTGTGTGCAAGCATATTAATAACAGTGTACGGACTATAGATGTTCTAGATGTCTTTTCTACTTTAATGATATTCATTTGAAGTCATTTGCAGAAGCCTATAGTAGACAAACTTGGAGAAGCTTATGATAGTCCTGCTAAGGTTAGTTTTTTGCAAATTATTTTCCTGAACCTACGATTACAGGGATAATTTAATGTTATCAGTATTTCCCAGATGGAATTGGCACTACAATTGTGTTGGGCCATTGGGGAGAATGGAGGTGGCGGTGTTGCTCACAAAGATGCAGCTCGTGAACTTTTTGAGAGTTTAGAACTGCTCTTGTATGAAAATCTTTCAGCAAGGTACATCTACACAACCTAGATGTGTCCAGAAAGTCTTAATGTtagatcaaaataattttattctaattatATCTGCTATTGGTCACTTTCAAAGTCGTCTTGGTCTGAGGGAGTCAGCCTTTGGTTCCAGCAGTTCCACAACCTTAACAAAATCGTCACATTCAAGGCTGTTATCTTTTGTTGTGACAGCAATAGCAAAGCTGGCAACATACCATCCCGACTTGCTGCCAAGGGCACGAGTATCACTCGCTAAGGTCAAGTTTTTCAGTTAATTTAATCTCAAGTATTTTGTGGTAAGTGATGGAGAAGAAACTTGACTCTGAAAAATAGagagtaatatttattttcctcatTTATTGGAAAAAAATTGCTTTACAGGTTGCTCGTTCTCGTATATCAGATGCAAGGGTCTGGCAGCGTGCACGTGATTATTTGGGTCTGATGAATGAACCTGCAATATGTTTGTCTGTGTTGGGTCCTTCAAGACCTTCAAGTGGACACATGCTGTGTCCTGGTGTTGTCAACTGGAGTGAAGGAGGCACAAAAATGGTGGCTCACATTCCCTTTTACATTCTCGGTGAACAAGAAGGTAAAATCTGTTTTGGTTCAATGCCAGGAATTTGGATAAGCTTGATAATATATCAGGAATATTGATCTAGAAGCAGCCCTCATGCTCAATCTCAATCTTCTATGGAAAACTAAAGATCTGCATTAGCAATTatgaaccccccccccccccctcgtAAACATTTCATTGTGCCCATTCCGTAGTcatatgtttattattatattcttttaatGTATGAGAATAGTTTCTGGAATGATTTCCTATTGTCCTCTTGCTTTGAACTAGGCTGAAATCAACTTTGTCCTCCTCTACAGGTCCTCCCTTCCATGATTTTTCAATGTCAGACATTCTTCCTAGAGAACGGAAGGGGTAACTTTAACCGGGTTATTTTCAAAATGTGCCGGAGATCCTCGTTCACTGTTACCTAACCCGCATGTCCTAAATGTGGCTGAGATCCTCACTTGCTCTTTTCCGAGGATTGGATTGGCCTACGATGTCGCATTACTACAGAACAATTTTGTTGGATTACTTGACTAAGTTGCCTACATTGATGCTTCCGTTTTTCATCCTTAGCAGCTATTTTGGTTTCTTGTGTTCTGAAAATGGTTAGAAGCTTTTGTGTAATTGTTGTAAATGAAACGTTGATGTTAGATGGTTAATATAATACTATACATTTGATTATCATTTTATCAGTGTCTTGGTTGTTTTAAAGTTTGGTATAGATATGTTAATGTAAATATACATTTGATTATCACTTCAAAAGAATcactctttcaaatttcaaaagacTTGTACAGATCAGCTtcacagaaaaaataaaattgaatgcACTAATCTAATCAGTTCCAAATATTTCTGAACTAGATGCCTATCATACACAACTCTTAAACTGTTGTTGAATCCTAAACTGATCCTTGAATCAAGGAAAGTGTTCCAGCTATGAGATTGTGCAGTGTAGCCACCAACTCCGGTGGAAGATATTCTGGTGAAGATAAGTTTTCATCTGCAATCTGAAACACTATAGTTAATATACTTCCTCCAGTTCCTGTAGTCTGTTCTACTGGATTCTCTGGGAGGACAGTGAAGCCTGATCCCAGTATCGCCATATCTGTCGAGCTCCCACCCTTAAGTAGTGCTTTCAGTGATTCATCGTCAACTGGGGCGTAAACTATGTAATATCCTGTTGCATCAGTGTAGCTCTCTTGCAGGTAAAACTTCAGCGTTTTATTTAGCAGATGCTACACATCAAACACCTCCATGTTATATACGTAAACATTTGGAAGAATTAGAAAACCTACACGAGCATTAGCTACCTCAACTACTACGAGGGAAACACGACTTGAAGGCTCACGGCCAGTGGCAAAGTATGCTATATCTTGAGTTGCACAGTCATGAGAGAGGAGATCCCACTGCAATATTATCAAGCATGTTTTTCAGTTACAGGGAAATTGATACTGCAGATTGAATAAGATGGGATCTACCTTGCTGCGGTTACTCCCAGAGCAAAGGAACTCGAAAACATCATTTGGTGGGATATTTAGTCTTAGCGAAGTTGCAACAGTTATGACAACCCCATGCGGATGCCCCGGATCATCCACATTAAAGCTCGTCTTGACTAGTATATTTTCACCATTCGTCGTCGGCAGTGGTTGCCAATGGCTCTCTGTGGAACCTCGTACAGCCTCATTGTAACTTCTACTTATCCTCTGCGAAAGTTGCAGTAAACTCCTCCTTCCATCTGTTTAATCAGTTACTAGCCTATGGTTAAGTGAGTGTATTAACCAAAACATTGACAAAAGCTCCAATTCAAAGCAATACATAACTGAGAGAGTAGTAAGAACTTACCATTATCGTCCTCCACGACTAATTTGAGTCGCTCACACTGCCTACGCAACGTAGCTATCCAACGTTTTGCCTGAAATGCAAAGCCTGAAGAAACTAGTTTTCTGAACATATTAGGAACAGAACTGTAATCAATTTCATTATGCTCAATCCAGGTAACCTGCAAATATCCGatacaatttaaaaagaatcTATGACCTGGTTCTAATTAAAGGAGTggattttgaaataaatttcagACCTTGGAAAATCCATTTTCAAGGCCTTGGATCAAGCAACCTGATGCTTTTCTTCGACACTGTGTTACCATATCAGGAAAAATACTTTCCAAGGAAACGTCCACCACGACCCACGTATTAGCAGCAGTCATTTGTTTACAATATCTTGCGAAATATATCTCCCTAGTCTTAAGCAGGGGCGAGGCAACATGAAGTTCTGCTTTTACCACTTGCAAGGCTCCATTAGGATTTCCCAACTCCTCTCCACTTGACATAAATCCAAGAACTGAGACTTCTGAGACAATATCACAGAAAACAAGTGACCATTGTTCCTGCACAACAAAAAGCTATGAGCAAGTTCATATATGAACACATGCACATaagaattttgtgatttattagGATGAAAACAAGAACCTACCACATCAATAAGAACATCAACAATGTTTATTGGGTTCATTGGCACAATCTCTGTCTCTCGAGAGGCTTCAGTTTTAAAAGCGGTTTGGTGTCCATTAATAAGATGCATTAGATCAGGCTCCTTGCCGTATTTCCCTAGTAGCTTAGCATTTCTAGAAAGCTCTGATGACAATTCGTTAGGCTCTCCGACTGATAACAACCTTATAACTTCTTCTAGAGTTGAATCAAGAGACTCAAATCTGCGTTTATACTCAGGAACATTGAGCGTCTCAGTTTCCCTATCCTCTTCAAAAATCCACAAGGGCTTTGCAGTGCAGGCCTTTTGTGTAAGTTCCCCTGCTGCTGCAACAGCCAGATCATAAATCCTGGCTTTATAAGACTCAGCATTTACCATAACTTGCATCAGAAGCTCCGTTGCTCGGACTTCTTTCCCCAAACAAAAAATTGATTGTGCATTTCCAGTATTTGAGGACGACGAATGATGATCATTCGTCTGGATCGAGGATTTAAGGATCGGTGTACTAGGCTCTGAAGCAGATGCTGAACCATTTTGACCCTGTAACTACAAAAACATTGGACATCACATCATTTTATTACAAAACAAAAATGCAAACACATAAGTACACCTAGGCACATTACAATGAAGGGAAACATTTTTCAGATAGTGCTTCTTCTGAACAAAAGATTCTTTAAATCAAATAGACACTCAGGTAACTAAAAAAGCCGTTTTTACCTCTAGGTTAAAGTTGATTTCTAAGCTTGAGATGTCTTGTGTGTCCATAATCACTTCCTGAAACATAATACAACATGTACCATCAACAGGCAGAAgaccataaataattaaatagattatattCAACTGACAGATCAAGAATTGATTATCAAATCATTTTAAACTGAAATGGTATTGAAAAATCTAGCAGATGATTCTCATATTTAACAGAACAGAACTTAAAGAAATATATAGCATTGAATTGCATCACAAGTCCGAAATGTGTTGTACTTACTCTTAACAGAGCACTATAGCTCATGTGCTCTGCCATTTTCGGATGGACGTGATTATGGTGATTTTGGATACTACTTAGGGTTTGGCAGTTATCAGATTTTAAGAAACAAACGACCAAATATTAGTCTAaagatttattaattttgataagttcttttttaggaaaatttaaGTTTGAGATTGAGTCCTATGTTGAATAGAGCACACTTATTACATATATCCcgtatacaaatattttttgcaactttccaaaaaattataaaactagtattttcaaaatattaaaattattattagttaATATAGGAGACTGACGATAGGATAATATTTACCTTATATTTACATaagatttgtgtatatatagttcattacatatatatacacactaacacacacacacatgcatgTGTGATACtgaataaaattaaacacaCACATGCATGTGTGATactgaataaaattaaatatagaaaagtgtaaaatataaatataatgtaaatataaaattataaagtaCCTTCTTCATTCCGGTTTCGcagtattaaaaatatttgttaactttgtgaaataaataaatataatgaatataaattattatattatataattatcagTTAATGAGCGGACAAACCAGTATGATGTTCTACCGAAAGTAAACAGGAATCAAAGAACTCTACCCGTAAATAAACACTAACCAAGAAACTCTTCCTAAGATGTTTTATTTCACATATCTTCTTAACTTTAATATTGTCTACAAGACGAAGAAGAAAATGATATATTCTTTTGCtacaaaatgaaaaaatataatttaaaattaatcaaaattttatttatcatattaatatcagaaaaaccatttacatataaataataaaaatatttattgtttataactgatttaaaatataataaatacgtTATAAAAGAtgaattttaaagaaaaaatataatcagccgattaatatattttaatcaaacaccaatttattaatactaaaatactaacaaaatgatgttaaaaattaaactacttATATTCGCTCGTGCTTCGCGGATGTAAGGTTAGTATCGTTGAAAATATCACATGTTTTTAAAGCTTGAAACCGATAATTAACACTAatagtttataaaaatatttaatatttaatattataatagagataattataactataatactttgaaaagaatatttaattagaagGAGGAGTACAAAGTGCTACTAACATTGAAGTGAGCGTGGGCTAACATCCAAACACATTACGAAGAATTTGAGGCGAAAGATGTGCCTAAGCTGCATTTCTCTGCTTCTCTCGCCAAAATACCGGATTAGTTACATTCATTTATGTACATCTCATATCTACTTTATTTCTAGCTTAAACATCGGATTAACCACATATATCCACACCAGAGTCTGGTAATCACATCacatcatcaacacattcttgtATGAATCTCACTGCCAAATCCTCAATGATGCCTACTCGATTCAAATCCATGGATTTTTTCAGGTTCTTTTCCCTTCTTTCATTCTTAGATttcgatttttttatttttcgttgGATCGGACTGCATGCATGTCATTATTTATGAGGATTCATTGCATATTTGGACATTTCTCTGCTTAGCATGTCAAATCAGAAATTTAAAGGATTTCAGGCTGCTATTTAGTGCGTAATCTTTGCTTTTGCATCTTAGTATTACAATAATTAGTACCAAGTAAGGTCGaattataatatgaatattacgAGGAGTGAAATTTATGCGATGTGAGATGGGGGTCCAATTATTGTGGCCGTGATTAATAAGTATAAAGTGAAGTTTGTAAGGCTAGATAATGTGTTTGATAAAGTGAATGTAAGGCAGAAAGTGAAGTTTGCATTTTGGGTATAATGAAGAGGCGATGCGAAGTTCAGCTCTGTATATTGCATCACACTGAGCCTGCTGCAGTTGTGAGGTGTAAGACAAAGTGGGTGCGGATCTGTATGAGCTCAGCTTGACAAAGGAGGACTTGGTGGATTTAGCTGATGAGGTGACGTTGAGGGGGAGTTTGAATTGCAGCACAGCAGCACGAGTTCTGGCAGAAACAAAGATCAGGCCTCGTATATGTTGAAAGAAAGAAAGGCAAGAGGGAAGAGGAACGATGTGAAAGTGATATGGCCTTGTTTGTACACGTTTTCGGATGATGGTCCTTTCAGGCACAATTTTTGGAGTAATATAGTCCAAAACAGCATGATCCAAAAAATGGCCCTTCATAGCACGTCAAAACACAACTATATCTTGCGTTTTTTAGAAATGCAGAAAAATCTTGCTTCGCTGCTATTTTAGAAAATCCAGGTTGATTTTTAAAGCATGTACAGTATTAGTTGCGCTATTAAAGAACGCATATGAAATTTGTGTTATGTACTTTTTCATTATCACTCACATGCTGGACTCCAAGAGTTTGCCGTCATTTACCATGGCAGAAACAAAAAAGTCGGCTTGAATCCAGATAGTTCGTATCATATGCAACCACAGAAGCACATCACAATCAACAGAAGAAGGGGGAATTAATTTTGAATTGGAAACACAATTACATATTATGTTTTTTGTGCACTAAAGGGCCATCTTTCGAGACTCTGAGAATTTTACTCTCAAATTGTGCCAAGGGGGactttttttgacatttttgtGGCCTGCAAAGAAGAACGGAGTGGTTAAAGTAAACAAAAGAGATGGAACTACACAGATAAAAATCTCACCCCAGGCCCAAGTTCATactattcaaatatatcaatcTGCAAAAATGACAATTGGATGTATAAAATACACCCACCCTTATCTTATTTTAGGTTCCGCCACTGGCCCACTCCACGTATATATTATGACAGAAAACTCAAAAAAGACCCGTACGTCGTACTCATATGTCCCATCTTACTAGATTCACCGGATATAATATCCCCCGTATCCACTTTCGTGCCTTGTTTTAGATCGAACCCTGTTTTATGTAGTAATTGTTCTGCCCTAAACGTTGCATGTTATCGGCCGTGGTGTTAAAAAGACGATTAATCATAAACTTGAGTCACTCGTgtaattttgtattatttatttacattATTGTTCATTTTCTTTGCAGAAAAATCCCCAGGGATTTAACAGAAGCATCAGTATCAGGTGCTGGAATGTCCATAGCGGCAGCTTTCTTCATGATATTCTTATTTGGAATGGTATAGTGGTCTATCTCCTTAGATATCTtgagatttaatttaattgattttataataatgagtCACGTTTCTAGTGGCTATggcttaaatttttataaagccTGTTTTTTCTATGGGGCAGTGTTATTTCCAGAGCAA
This genomic window contains:
- the LOC108224338 gene encoding uncharacterized protein LOC108224338 isoform X1, with protein sequence MLERDKEYDIHLRTLSSNARHSNFNADPASDPALLISVKKLYLLCQTEQSEDLIARVYPHLNRIFQRALASISQSQTSNGLLLLAILQFFLDFGEIVLHDADPSLRAFFRSCLSREFADYVVAEATLDFLHANKKKLLTSFPSTLPQYFPLLLKLIAWNGEKLEKAFLRIFPGLISPGSFLPLSPSIVDLPILVVALEKVERGSGSLIGSGIASIQKSTAPEMLLALMDEAYTGSVGDGGADSESEDSNTMASGDPLFIEILKDENDGLAERHWTSPGMMNTTLQAATSSPHSDRLKQALKIAPRLLDVYFAIALHDVNNSLLCALIPLLMARNSVLFPDKIFCYEVQKRFLEFMLAAFHRNPDFIALLKKPIVDKLGEAYDSPAKMELALQLCWAIGENGGGGVAHKDAARELFESLELLLYENLSASRLGLRESAFGSSSSTTLTKSSHSRLLSFVVTAIAKLATYHPDLLPRARVSLAKVARSRISDARVWQRARDYLGLMNEPAICLSVLGPSRPSSGHMLCPGVVNWSEGGTKMVAHIPFYILGEQEGPPFHDFSMSDILPRERKG
- the LOC108224338 gene encoding uncharacterized protein LOC108224338 isoform X2, whose translation is MLERDKEYDIHLRTLSSNARHSNFNADPASDPALLISVKKLYLLCQTEQSEDLIARVYPHLNRIFQRALASISQSQTSNGLLLLAILQFFLDFGEIVLHDADPSLRAFFRSCLSREFADYVVAEATLDFLHANKKKLLTSFPSTLPQYFPLLLKLIAWNGEKLEKAFLRIFPGLISPGSFLPLSPSIVDLPILVVALEKVERGSGSLIGSGIASIQKSTAPEMLLALMDEAYTGSVGDGGADSESEDSNTMASGDPLFIEILKDENDGLAERHWTSPGMMNTTLQAATSSPHSDRLKQALKIAPRLLDVYFAIALHDVNNSLLCALIPLLMARNSVLFPDKIFCYEVQKRFLEFMLAAFHRNPDFIALLKKPIVDKLGEAYDSPAKMELALQLCWAIGENGGGGVAHKDAARELFESLELLLYENLSASRLGLRESAFGSSSSTTLTKSSHSRLLSFVVTAIAKLATYHPDLLPRARVSLAKVKFFS
- the LOC108225939 gene encoding homeobox-leucine zipper protein MERISTEM L1 — translated: MAEHMSYSALLREVIMDTQDISSLEINFNLELQGQNGSASASEPSTPILKSSIQTNDHHSSSSNTGNAQSIFCLGKEVRATELLMQVMVNAESYKARIYDLAVAAAGELTQKACTAKPLWIFEEDRETETLNVPEYKRRFESLDSTLEEVIRLLSVGEPNELSSELSRNAKLLGKYGKEPDLMHLINGHQTAFKTEASRETEIVPMNPINIVDVLIDVEQWSLVFCDIVSEVSVLGFMSSGEELGNPNGALQVVKAELHVASPLLKTREIYFARYCKQMTAANTWVVVDVSLESIFPDMVTQCRRKASGCLIQGLENGFSKVTWIEHNEIDYSSVPNMFRKLVSSGFAFQAKRWIATLRRQCERLKLVVEDDNDGRRSLLQLSQRISRSYNEAVRGSTESHWQPLPTTNGENILVKTSFNVDDPGHPHGVVITVATSLRLNIPPNDVFEFLCSGSNRSKWDLLSHDCATQDIAYFATGREPSSRVSLVVVEVANARVGFLILPNVYVYNMEVFDV